One Glycine max cultivar Williams 82 chromosome 3, Glycine_max_v4.0, whole genome shotgun sequence DNA window includes the following coding sequences:
- the LOC106798479 gene encoding uncharacterized protein — translation MEELQERFDGMQREVEALRGRDLFGKDACELCLVPNVTIPHKFKVPDFEKYKGNSCPRSHLVMYARKMSMYTDNHKLLIHFFQDSLTGAALKWYMNLDSASIRTFNDLGEAFIRQYKYNLDMAPDRDQLRAMTQKEKETFKEYAQRWREVAAQIIPPLEEREMTKIFLKTLSQFYYEKMVASAPTDFTEMVNMGVRLEEGVREGRLTGESTPAASNAKKFGGHFAKKKDQEVGMVAHGKPQQNFTPYRQVANVASAIPNPSYHQQRPHYPYQYPPQQYPPQQYPPQQYPPQQYHPQQYPSQQYHQPQYPQKQQNRPQTPQQPYHSQNRQKTTFDPIPMKYADLLPALLAKNLVQVRTPPRTPDVLPPWFRHDLTCAFHQGAPGHDVENCYVLKNEVQKLVRANLLSFKDQNPNVQANPLPNHGPAVNMIQDCDEDGVILNVQHVRTPLVPIHIKMCEAALFDHDHAACEVCPVNVKGCPKVQEDIQGLIDSRELIITRKDKEVCVITPEFQRLEISYNSGESTTTPLVISLPGPMPYASLKAVPYKYSATMLEGGQEVPLPSLTPAISVDNIASDSRILRNGRVIPTLFAKKVNDPAVKQVTVNGPGTRKEVGQSNGTSKNSDHDEILKLIQKSEYKVVDQLLQTPSKISILSLLLNSEAHREALMKVLDQAFVERDVTVNQLDSIVGNITACNNLSFSDEELPEEGRNHNLALHISVNCKSDALSNVLVDTGSSLNVMAKSTLDQLFYQGPPMRRSGVVVKAFDGSRKSVIGEVDLPITIGPFVFQITFQVMDIQAAYSCLLGRPWIHEAGAVTSTLHQKLKFVRNGRLITVSGEEALLVSHLSAFSFIGADETEGTSFQGLTVEGKKPEKSEVSFATWKSAQKVVQEGTGVGWGKVVQLLESKNREGLGFASFAGSSKNNVGSSSITSTFCSAGSSTTRQKPMLSWKILGIYEPVEHNNPALSPNFESPVYEAEEEEDDEIPEELARLLEYEKKTIRPHEEVVEVINLGTKEDKKEVKIGASLEATVKRGVIELLKEYADVFAWSYQDMPGLDPRIVEHRLPLKPECPPVKQKLRRTRPDMALKIKEEVQKQINAGFLVTSEYPQWLANIVPVPKRDGKVRMCVDYRDLNKASPKDDFPLPHIDVLVDNTAKSKVFSFMDGFSGYNQIKMAVEDREKTSFITPWGTFCYRVMPFGLINAGATYQRGMTTLFHDMMHKEIEVYVDDMIVKSGTEEEHVEYLLKMFQRLRKYQLRLNPNKCTFGVRSGKLLGFIVSQKGIEVDPDKVKAIREMPIPQTEKQVRGFLGRLNYISRFISHMTATCGPIFKLLRKDQGVVWTEDCQKAFDSIKNYLLEPPILIPPVEGRPLIMYLTVLEDSMGCVLGQQDESGRKEHAIYYLSKKFTDCESKYSLLEKTCCALAWAAKRLRHYMINHTTWLISKMDPIKYIFEKPALTGRIARWQMLLSEYDIEYRTQKAIKGSVLADHLAHQPIEDYQPIKFDFPDEEIMYLKMKDCDEPLLGEGPDPESRWGLIFDGAVNVFGNGIGAVIITPEGNHLPFAARLQFDCTNNMAEYEACILGIEKAIDLRIKNLDIYGDSALVIYQIKGEWETRHPGLIPYKDYARHLLTFFNKVELHHIPRDENQMADALATLSSMYEVSHRNNLPTIRIQRLERPAHVFAVEEVVDDKPWFHDIKCFLQSQEYPPGASNKDRRTLRRLSGNFFLNGDVLYKRNFDMVLLRCVDKQEAELLMHEVHEGSFGTHSNGHAMARKLLRAGYYWMSMEIDCCKHARKCHKCQIYADRIHVPPTTLNVLSSPWPFSMWGIDMIGRIEPKASNGHRFILVAIDYFTKWVEAASYANVTKQVVVRFIKNQIICRYGVPNRIITDNGTNLNNKMMKDLCEEFKIEHHNSSPYRPQMNGAVEAANKNIKKIVQKMVVTYKDWHEMLPYALHGYRTSVRTSTGATPFSLVYGMEAVLPVEVEIPSMRVLMEAQLSEAEWCQSRYDQLNLIEEKRMKALCHGQLYQQRMKQAFDKKVRPRVFQEGDLVLKKVLSFQPDSRGKWTPNYEGPYVVKRTFSGGALTLTTMDGDELPRPVNADAVKKYFV, via the exons ATGGAAGAACTCCAAGAAAGATTTGATGGTATGCAAAGGGAAGTCGAAGCCCTCCGAGGAAGAGATCTGTTCGGGAAGGACGCCTGTGAATTATGCTTGGTCCCAAATGTTACTATCCCTcacaagttcaaggtgccagacttcGAGAAGTATAAAGGGAACTCTTGTCCCCGCAGCCACTTGGTGATGTACGCGCGGAAAATGTCCATGTATACTGACAATCATAAGCTGCTTATTCATTTCTTTCAGGACAGCCTGACTGGGGCCGCTCTGAAGTGGTATATGAATTTGGACAGTGCGAGCATTCGTACTTTCAATGACCTGGGTGAAGCATTCATTCGGCAGTATAAGTACAATCTGGACATGGCCCCAGATCGTGATCAACTCCGTGCGATGAcacaaaaagagaaggaaacgtTCAAGGAGTATGCCCAGCGTTGGAGGGAAGTGGCTGCCCAGATTATCCCGCCGTTGGAAGAAAGGGAAATGACCAAAATATTTCTGAAGACCCTGAGCCAGTTTTATTACGAGAAAATGGTTGCAAGTGCACCAACAGACTTCACCGAAATGGTCAACATGGGGGTGCGATTAGAGGAAGGTGTCCGAGAGGGACGTTTGACTGGGGAAAGTACCCCTGCCGCAAGTAATGCCAAGAAGTTTGGAGGCCACTTTGCGAAGAAGAAAGATCAAGAGGTGGGAATGGTAGCTCATGGTAAGCCTCAGCAGAATTTCACCCCATATCGTCAAGTCGCGAATGTCGCATCCGCTATCCCAAACCCATCATATCACCAACAAAGGCCACATTACCCCTACCAATACCCTCCACAACAATACCCTCCACAACAATACCCTCCACAACAATACCCTCCACAACAGTATCATCCACAACAATATCCTTCACAGCAATACCATCAGCCACAATACcctcaaaaacaacaaaatcgcCCGCAAACCCCCCAACAACCATATCACTCACAAAACCGCCAGAAAACAACCTTTGATCCAATCCCAATGAAATATGCTGACTTACTCCCTGCCCTGCTCGCCAAAAACCTTGTCCAGGTCAGAACACCCCCTCGTACACCAGATGTTTTACCTCCCTGGTTTCGTCATGATTTAACCTGCGCTTTCCACCAAGGGGCCCCAGGTCATGACGTCGAAAACTGCTATGTCCTGAAGAATGAAGTGCAAAAACTAGTCCGAGCCAACTTGCTATCCTTCAAAGATCAGAATCCCAATGTTCAGGCGAACCCTCTGCCGAACCATGGGCCTGCTGTCAACATGATACAAGATTGTGATGAAGACGGTGTCATCCTGAACGTCCAGCACGTTCGAACTCCCCTGGTCCCAATACATATCAAGATGTGCGAGGCAGCTCTGTTTGACCATGATCATGCAGCGTGTGAAGTATGTCCTGTGAATGTAAAAGGATGCCCGAAGGTACAAGAGGACATACAAGGGCTGATAGACAGCAGAGAACTAATCATCACGAGGAAGGACAAAGAAGTGTGCGTCATTACCCCCGAGTTTCAGCGGTTGGAAATAAGCTATAACAGTGGGGAATCAACTACTACTCCACTAGTGATTAGCTTGCCAGGACCTATGCCGTATGCTTCTCTAAAAGCAGTCCCTTACAAGTATAGTGCCACGATGTTGGAAGGTGGGCAGGAGGTGCCTTTGCCCTCTCTAACTCCTGCGATTTCTGTGGACAACATTGCTAGTGACAGCAGGATCCTGAGGAATGGACGTGTTATCCCCACTTTGTTTGCAAAGAAAGTGAATGATCCGGCAGTTAAACAGGTGACAGTGAACGGCCCCGGTACAAGGAAGGAAGTAGGCCAATCCAATGGGACTAGCAAGAATTCTGATCATGACGAAATTCTGAAACTGATCCAGAAGAGTGAGTATAAAGTAGTAGACCAGCTGCTGCAAACTCCCTCTAAGATATCCATTTTGTCTCTGCTATTGAACTCAGAAGCACACCGTGAGGCTCTAATGAAGGTGTTAGACCAAGCTTTTGTGGAGAGGGACGTGACTGTTAATCAATTGGACAGTATAGTAGGAAACATTACTGCCTgcaataatttaagttttagtgATGAAGAGCTTCCTGAGGAGGGGAGGAACCACAATCTGGCGTTACATATATCGGTGAACTGCAAGTCTGATGCTCTGTCGAATGTACTTGTGGACACTGGTTCCTCATTGAATGTAATGGCCAAATCCACATTAGATCAACTCTTCTACCAGGGGCCTCCCATGAGAAGAAGTGGGGTGGTTGTCAAAGCGTTTGATGGATCAAGAAAGTCTGTTATCGGGGAGGTTGATTTGCCCATTACAATTGGGCCGTTTGTTTTCCAAATTACATTCCAGGTGATGGATATCCAAGCCGCATACAGTTGCCTTTTGGGTAGGCCGTGGATCCATGAAGCTGGGGCCGTGACATCCACCTTGCATCAAAAGCTGAAGTTTGTCAGAAATGGGAGATTGATCACTGTGAGTGGAGAGGAAGCCTTGTTGGTTAGTCATTTGTCAGCTTTTTCCTTTATCGGTGCTGATGAAACAGAAGGAACCTCTTTCCAAGGCCTGACTGTAGAGGGTAAAAAGCCAGAGAAGAGTGAAGTGTCTTTTGCTACTTGGAAGAGCGCACAGAAAGTGGTGCAGGAAGGAACAGGTGTAGGATGGGGAAAAGTTGTGCAGTTGCTAGAGAGTAAAAACCGTGAAGGACTGGGATTTGCTTCTTTTGCAGGATCCTCAAAGaacaatgttggatcaagttcCATTACTAGCACCTTTTGTAGCGCCGGTTCATCAACGACTCGCCAGAAGCCAATGCTGTCTTGGAAGAT ACTAGGCATTTATGAGCCCGTTGAACATAATAACCCCGCACTCTCTCCCAACTTCGAATCTCCTGTCTACGAGGCTGAAGAGGAGGAGGATGATGAAATCCCGGAGGAACTTGCTCGGTTATtggaatatgaaaagaaaaccaTTCGGCCTCATGAGGAGGTAGTAGAAGTGATTAACTTGGGAACCAAGGAGGATAAGAAGGAAGTCAAGATTGGGGCATCGCTTGAGGCAACTGTCAAACGAGGGGTGATTGAATTACTCAAAGAATATGCCGATGTGTTCGCATGGTCGTACCAGGATATGCCCGGCTTGGATCCCCGTATTGTGGAGCACCGTTTGCCTTTGAAGCCCGAATGCCCACCGGtcaagcagaaactgagaagaaCTCGCCCTGACATGGCTCTCAAGATCAAAGAGGAAGTACAGAAGCAGATCAATGCAGGTTTTCTTGTCACATCAGAATATCCTCAATGGTTAGCCAACATAGTGCCTGTTCCAAAGAGGGACGGCAAGGTCAGGATGTGCGTTGACTACCGGGATTTGAACAAGGCTAGTCCAAAAGATGACTTTCCTCTACCTCACATCGATGTATTGGTCGACAACACTGCAAAGTCCAAAGTCttctccttcatggacggtttctctgggtACAATCAGATCAAGATGGCAGTTGAAGACAGAGAAAAGACATCTTTCATCACGCCTTGGGGCACCTTTTGTTACAGGGTAATGCCTTTTGGGTTGATAAATGCAGGTGCCACTTACCAAAGAGGCATGACCACTCTCTTTCATGACATGATGCACAAAGAAATAGAAGTGTACGTGGATGATATGATTGTTAAGTCAGGCACTGAAGAAGAACATGTCGAGTACTTGCTGAAGATGTTTCAACGGCTGAGAAAGTACCAACTTCGACTGAATCCCAACAAATGTACCTTTGGTGTTAGATCTGGAAAACTCTTGGGCTTCATTGTCAGTCAGaaaggtattgaagtagatcctgacAAGGTCAAGGCCATTAGAGAAATGCCGATTCCACAAACAGAGAAACAAGTGAGAGGTTTTCTTGGGCGCCTAAATTACATTTCCCGTTTCATCTCGCACATGACAGCCACGTGCGGACctatattcaagttgcttcgaAAAGATCAAGGGGTTGTTTGGACCGAAGATTGTCAAAAGGCTTTTGATAGTATCAAGAATTATCTGCTAGAACCTCCAATTCTTATACCTCCAGTTGAAGGAAGGCCTCTGATTATGTACTTGACTGTGTTAGAAGATTCTATGGGCTGTGTGCTCGGACAACAGGATGAGTCCGGAAGGAAAGAGCATGCCATCTACtacttgagcaagaagtttacagATTGTGAGTCCAAGTACTCCCTACTtgagaaaacttgttgtgcactaGCCTGGGCTGCCAAGCGTCTTCGTCACTACATGATTAACCACACCACCTGGCtaatatccaagatggacccgattAAGTATATCTTTGAGAAACCCGCTCTGACAGGAAGAATTGCTCGTTGGCAGATGTTGTTATCCGAGTATGATATCGAATACCGCACCCAGAAGGCAATTAAAGGGAGTGTTCTTGCTGATCATTTGGCTCACCAACCAATTGAGGACTATCAACCCATCAAGTTTGACTTTCCTGATGAAGAGATTATGTACTTGAAGATGAAGGATTGTGATGAACCATTGCTTGGAGAAGGTCCAGATCCCGAGTCTAGATGGGGTTTGATTTTTGATGGAGCAGTGAATGTCTTTGGCAATGGAATTGGGGCAGTTATTATCACTCCTGAAggtaatcatctccctttcgctGCAAGGTTACAGTTCgattgcaccaacaatatggcagAGTATGAAGCATGTATCCTGGGCATTGAAAAAGCCATCGACTTGAGAATCAAGAACCTTGACATTTACGGGGATTCAGCTCTCGTAATCTACCAAAtcaaaggagaatgggaaactcgCCACCCCGGCTTGATTCCATACAAAGATTATGCAAGGCATTTGCTAACCTTCTTCAACAAAGTGGAGCTTCACCACATCCCTCGTGATGAGAACCAGATGGCAGATGCGTTAGCAACTTTATCCTCCATGTACGAAGTGAGTCACCGGAACAATTTGCCAACAATCAGAATTCAGCGCCTCGAGAGGCCCGCTCACGTGTTTGCAGTCGAAGAGGTTGTTGATGATAAGCCCTGGTTCCATGATATCAAGTGTTTCCTCCAAAGTCAGGAATATCCACCTGGAGCATCCAACAAAGACAGGAGAACTTTGAGAAGATTGTCTGGTAATTTCTTCCTAAATGGGGATGTTTTGTACAAAAGAAACTTTGACATGGTACTACTCAGGTGTGTAGATAAGCAGGAAGCAGAGCTTTTGATGCATGAGGTACATGAAGGCTCCTTTGGAACTCACTCCAATGGACATGCAATGGCTAGGAAGTTGTTGAGAGCAGGTTACTACTGGATGTCGATGGAAATAGATTGTTGCAAGCATGccaggaagtgccacaaatgccAGATTTATGCTGACAGAATTCATGTACCACCAACTACACTTAATGTTCTTTCTTCTCCGTGGCCCTTCTCTATGTGGGGCATCGATATGATTGGTAGAATCGAACCGAAAGCTTCAAACGGGCACCGTTTCATTCTAGTGGCTattgattacttcaccaagtgggttgAAGCAGCATCTTATGCAAATGTGACTAAGCAAGTTGTGGTCCGCTTTATCAAGAATCAGATCATCTGCCGTTATGGTGTGCCCAACAGAATCATTACAGATAATGGAACGAActtgaacaacaagatgatgaaagATTTGTGTGAAGAGTTCAAGATTGAGCATCACAATTCTTCTCCTTACAGACCTCAGATGAATGGCGCAGTTGAAGCTGCaaacaagaatatcaagaagatagtGCAGAAGATGGTGGTCACATACAAAGACTGGCATGAGATGTTACCGTATGCTTTGCATGGGTATCGCACTTCCGTGCGTACCTCAACAGGGGCAACCCCCTTCTCTTTGGTGTATGgtatggaagcagtactccctgTGGAGGTTGAGATTCCATCAATGAGAGTTCTAATGGAGGCCCAGTTATCAGAAGCTGAATGGTGCCAAAGCAGATATGATCAGTTGAATCTAATTGAAGAAAAACGCATGAAGGCCTTGTGCCACGGACAACTTTATCAACAGAGGATGAAGCAAGCTTTCGACAAGAAGGTTCGTCCTCGTGTGTTTCAAGAAGGCGATCTTGTACTCAAGAAGGTTCTATCTTTCCAACCCGATTCTAGGGGCAAGTGGACGCCTAATTACGAAGGCCCATATGTCGTCAAGAGAACTTTCTCTGGTGGTGCACTGACTCTTACGACTATGGATGGAGATGAGCTCCCTCGTCCTGTGAATGCAGATGCAGTCAAGAAATACTTtgtctaa
- the LOC106798478 gene encoding uncharacterized protein yields MDIPLRSTRKYLFKKIDLLRLRELASLVSDPVDFQAHHGKLLRVLRVDVEEGCLETLVQFYDPLYHCFTFPDYQLVPTLEEYSYLVGLPVPDKIPFPGFEPTPKPSDIAAALHLKTSIIQANLTSKGGLQGLPTHFLYQQASIFAEAASTLAFHSILALLIYGLLLFPNIDNFIDINAIKIFLTKNPVPTLLVDTYHSIHDRTQAGRGTISCCAPLLYQWFTFHLPQSRAFKTNDDKLSWPHRIMTLDPSDIVWYQAASDVGEIIVSCGEYPNVPLLGMRGGISYNPLLARRQFGYPIKTKPNNLALTNEFYLNHGDHSNKRERFTQAWSAIRRLSRSQLGKKSDYVHESYTQWVIDRTKSFGLPYRLPRYLSSTIPPSSLPIPFDTKEEFHEQLTKERQEKETWKRRCQELERENETLKGKIAQQSRELFIQNQRMIEKDDLLRRKDALLHQDARRKRRFMDLFSRAHSDSEDPSTPGV; encoded by the coding sequence ATGGACATCCCACTGAGAAGCACTAGGAAGtaccttttcaaaaaaatagaCTTGTTGAGATTAAGGGAGCTAGCATCTTTAGTAAGTGATCCAGTTGATTTTCAAGCTCACCATGGGAAGTTGCTCAGAGTTCTTAGAGTAGATGTTGAGGAAGGATGCCTAGAGACCCTGGTTCAGTTCTATGACCCGCTCTACCATTGCTTCACATTTCCCGATTACCAGCTTGTCCCCACACTTGAAGAGTACTCCTACCTAGTTGGCTTACCTGTGCCAGACAAGATACCTTTCCCTGGTTTTGAGCCTACCCCTAAACCCTCCGACATCGCAGCCGCTCTCCATCTTAAAACCTCCATCATCCAAGCAAACCTTACCTCTAAAGGAGGCCTCCAAGGTCTTCCCACCCACTTCCTCTACCAACAAGCCTCCATATTTGCTGAAGCAGCTAGTACACTTGCCTTCCATTCTATCCTAGCCCTCCTTATATATGGCCTTTTACTCTTCCCAAATATTGACAACTTCATCGATATCAATGCCATTAAAATCTTTCTTACAAAGAACCCCGTACCCACTCTACTCGTCGATACCTACCATTCTATCCATGACCGTACCCAGGCTGGCCGTGGAACCATTTCTTGTTGTGCACCTTTACTCTATCAGTGGTTTACCTTCCACTTACCTCAATCCCGTGCCTTCAAGACCAATGATGACAAGCTTTCTTGGCCTCACCGAATCATGACTCTTGACCCATCTGACATTGTTTGGTACCAAGCAGCTAGTGACGTTGGAGAGATTATTGTGAGTTGTGGTGAATATCCCAACGTACCTCTTTTGGGTATGCGTGGCGGAATTAGCTACAACCCACTTCTCGCTCGACGACAATTTGGGTACCCGATAAAGACAAAACCAAACAACCTTGCCTTGACTAATGAATTCTATCTTAACCATGGAGATCACTCGAACAAAAGGGAAAGATTCACACAAGCTTGGAGCGCTATCCGCAGACTCAGCAGAAGTCAGTTGGGAAAGAAATCAGACTATGTGCATGAATCTTACACCCAGTGGGTTATTGATAGGACCAAGAGCTTTGGCCTACCCTACCGCTTACCTAGATACCTATCGTCCACCATCCCACCATCATCCTTGCCTATCCCCTTTGACACTAAGGAAGAGTTTCATGAACAATTAACCAAAGAAAggcaagaaaaagaaacttgGAAGAGGAGATGCCAGGAGCTCGAGCGAGAGAATGAGACTTTGAAGGGGAAGATAGCCCAACAGAGCCGTGAGCTTTTTATCCAGAACCAGAGGATGATTGAGAAGGACGACTTGCTTCGTCGGAAAGACGCTTTGCTCCACCAAGATGCTAGAAGGAAGAGGAGGTTTATGGATTTGTTCTCCCGTGCACATTCAGATTCCGAGGACCCATCTACTCCGGGAGTTTGA